Proteins from a genomic interval of Deltaproteobacteria bacterium:
- the pdxA gene encoding 4-hydroxythreonine-4-phosphate dehydrogenase PdxA → MAFRPRVAITMGDAAGIGPEIIVKSLADHSVTARAIPLVLGDARVLERAMEATRVRLPIRTLARPAEAGGRPGMIELIDYRNVDVAEHRWGETRPAFGAAAVHYTREAGRLALAREIDAMVSAPLNKEAMHAAGYAYEGQTEILGELTATRPAMLLLLGKMRVMLFTNHMALRAVCDYVRKDRVLDRLVLADAALRDLGIARPRLAVAGLNPHAGEEGAFGSEERDEIVPAIAAARARGIDAQGPFPADTVFLRARDGAFDLTLALYHDQGLMAVKLLGFGKVVTLLVGLPLIRTSTGHGTAFDIAGKNMADHRNLLEAIRVAAEIALARRGAAEPGLAAAYGRAA, encoded by the coding sequence ATGGCGTTTCGGCCACGGGTCGCGATCACCATGGGGGACGCGGCCGGCATCGGTCCCGAGATCATCGTCAAGTCGCTCGCCGATCATTCGGTCACGGCCAGGGCCATCCCGCTCGTCCTCGGCGACGCGCGCGTGCTCGAGCGGGCGATGGAGGCAACGCGGGTGCGCCTGCCGATCCGGACGCTGGCGCGGCCGGCGGAGGCCGGGGGGCGCCCGGGCATGATCGAGCTGATCGACTACCGCAACGTCGACGTCGCCGAGCACCGCTGGGGCGAGACGCGCCCCGCCTTCGGCGCGGCCGCCGTCCACTACACGCGCGAAGCGGGGCGGCTCGCCCTCGCGCGCGAGATCGACGCCATGGTCTCGGCGCCGCTCAACAAGGAGGCGATGCACGCGGCCGGCTACGCCTACGAGGGGCAGACGGAGATCCTGGGCGAGCTGACCGCGACCAGGCCGGCCATGCTCCTCCTCCTGGGGAAGATGCGCGTCATGCTGTTCACGAACCACATGGCGCTGCGCGCCGTGTGCGACTACGTGCGCAAGGACCGCGTGCTCGACCGGCTCGTGCTGGCCGACGCGGCGCTCCGCGACCTGGGCATCGCGCGGCCGCGGCTCGCGGTCGCGGGACTCAACCCGCACGCGGGCGAGGAGGGCGCCTTCGGCAGCGAGGAGCGGGACGAGATCGTACCCGCGATCGCGGCGGCGCGCGCACGCGGCATCGATGCCCAGGGCCCGTTCCCGGCGGACACCGTCTTTCTCAGGGCACGCGACGGCGCCTTCGACCTCACCCTCGCGCTCTACCACGACCAGGGGCTCATGGCCGTGAAGCTGCTCGGCTTCGGCAAGGTGGTGACGCTGCTCGTCGGGCTGCCGCTCATCCGGACCTCGACCGGGCACGGGACGGCCTTCGACATCGCGGGCAAGAACATGGCCGACCACCGGAACCTCCTCGAGGCGATCCGCGTCGCC
- a CDS encoding glycosyltransferase family 4 protein: MRIALVLAGPYPDLRGSQVLVRQLADGIRGRGHAVHLVTYGAVASGRPGPRPARLARDVVLVARLWRTVRREAIDLIHAHNYEAAIAGLVVGRAASCPVVYHGHTALAEELPLYFRARLARRLARRVGLLLDAHVPRRADFCIAVTAELGEMLRRRGVTAGDLACIAPAATPGAAAHRPRTDPNGLVCYAGNLDGYQNLGFLLASFARVRARVAAARLVLVTHAAPGALERTLGPGVEIVRAASYDEVRARLDAADVAVSPRSERAGFPMKLLNYMAAGKAIVASAGSAKCLRDGVTGRVVPDGDEAAFAAAVVELLSDAGARARLGAAARRAVEDARAWETVLDRIEAIYRNVLAARRAAGPELAASAPDGFGVAAPTE; this comes from the coding sequence ATGCGCATCGCGCTCGTCCTCGCCGGCCCGTATCCGGATCTGCGCGGCTCTCAGGTGCTGGTACGGCAGCTCGCCGATGGTATCCGCGGTCGCGGGCACGCCGTCCACCTCGTCACCTACGGCGCGGTGGCGAGCGGCCGGCCCGGGCCGCGCCCGGCGCGCCTCGCCCGCGATGTCGTACTCGTGGCCCGCCTCTGGCGCACCGTGCGCCGCGAGGCGATCGACCTGATCCATGCGCACAACTACGAGGCGGCGATCGCGGGCCTGGTGGTCGGCCGGGCGGCGAGCTGCCCGGTGGTGTACCACGGCCACACCGCGCTCGCCGAGGAGCTGCCGCTCTACTTCCGCGCCCGGCTCGCGCGGCGGCTCGCGCGCCGGGTGGGACTCCTCCTGGATGCGCACGTCCCGCGCCGCGCCGACTTCTGCATCGCGGTCACCGCGGAGCTGGGCGAGATGCTGCGCCGGCGGGGCGTGACCGCGGGCGACCTCGCCTGCATCGCCCCCGCCGCCACGCCGGGCGCCGCCGCCCACCGGCCGCGGACGGACCCGAACGGGCTCGTGTGCTACGCGGGCAACCTCGACGGCTACCAGAACCTGGGCTTCCTCCTCGCGAGCTTCGCGCGCGTGCGGGCGCGGGTGGCTGCGGCTCGCCTCGTGCTCGTGACGCACGCCGCGCCCGGGGCGCTCGAGCGCACCCTCGGCCCCGGGGTGGAGATCGTGCGCGCCGCGTCCTACGATGAGGTCCGGGCGCGGCTCGACGCGGCCGACGTGGCGGTCTCGCCGCGCAGCGAGCGCGCCGGCTTCCCGATGAAGCTCCTCAACTACATGGCCGCCGGCAAGGCAATCGTCGCCTCGGCCGGGTCCGCGAAGTGCCTCCGCGACGGCGTCACCGGCCGGGTCGTCCCCGACGGGGACGAGGCGGCGTTCGCGGCCGCCGTGGTCGAGCTGCTCTCCGACGCGGGGGCGCGCGCCCGGCTCGGTGCCGCCGCCCGGCGCGCGGTCGAGGACGCGCGGGCGTGGGAGACGGTCCTCGACCGGATCGAGGCGATCTATCGCAACGTGCTGGCGGCGCGGCGCGCCGCCGGTCCGGAGCTTGCCGCGAGCGCGCCGGACGGGTTCGGGGTCGCCGCGCCGACGGAGTGA